Genomic segment of Sodaliphilus pleomorphus:
TGCAGCAGCCGGATTTATCAGATTTATCTCAGGCGTATTGCTCCCGACGACATTCACGTGTATTCAATCGACGAGGTATTTATCGATGCTACGCAATACTTGGAGACCTACAAGATGACGGCGCATGAGCTGGCTCAGACCTTGATTCACGATGTGTTGCGCGACACAGGCATCACCGCCACAGCGGGCATTGGCCCTAACCTCTACCTGTGCAAGGTGGCCATGGATATCGAAGCAAAGCACATTGCACCCGATGAGCGTGGCGTGCGCATTGCCGAGCTCGACGAGATGACATATAGGCGCAAATTGTGGGACTTCAAGCCACTCACGAGTTTCTGGCGTGTGGGGCATGGCATCGCCAATCGGCTCGCCAGCTTGGGTATCGACACGATGGGAAAGCTGGCTCGCTTCTCGATCGACAACGAAGAAACGCTTTATCGCCTTTTCGGTGTCAATGCCGAGTTGCTTATTGACCATGCTTGGGGATGGGAACCTTGCACCATGGCTCACATCAAGGCCTACCAACCCGAAGCTCACTCGTTGAGCAGCGGGCAGGTGCTGCAATGTGCCTACGACTTCGACAAGGCTCTTGTGGTAGCTTGCGAGATGGCCGACGCCATGGCCCTCGACTTGGTGGCCAAGCACTTGGTGACTTGCGATATAGGCCTCACCATTGGCTACGACAGTCAGAACTTGACCATGCCCCTGGATGGAGCAGTCACTCACATGGGCACTGTGGTCTTCGACCACTATGGCCGCCTTGCGCCCAAACCAGCTCATGGCGCGGTGCGCCTGCAGAGTCTCACATCTTCGGCCAAGGCGTTGAGAGAGGCTACATCGCAATTGTTTCACCGCATCGTCGATCCCCGCTTGCTGGTGCGCCGGCTCTATCTCGTGGCTGGGCATGTGGTCGATGAGTCGTTGGCAGCACAGCACGACAACCAGCCGGCCCAGCTTGAGCTATTTACCGACTATGAAGCCATCGTGCACCACAAGACGGCTCAGAAGCGCTGGCTTGCCAAGGAACGTAAAATGCAGGAGACAGTGCTCGACATTAAGCGCAAATTCGGTAAAAATGCAATCTTGAGCGGATTGAATTTCAAGGACGGAGCTACCATGCGTGAGCGAAACTTGCAGATAGGAGGACACAAGGCATGACCGACGATTACGACGATATCATCAATTTGCCTCACCACGTATCGGCTGTGTACAAGCCCATGCCCTTGTTGTCGAGAGCCGCACAGTTTGCCCCCTTTGCAGCGCTCACAGGTTATGACGAGGCCATCGCCGAGGCAGCTCGATTTACCGATACACAGGTGTGTCTTGACGAGAATGCACGAGAGTTGCTCGACCGCAAGCTGGCCTTGCTGCGCGAGCACATTGATTGTGGCCCTCAACTGACTGTGACCTACTTTGTGGCCGACAAGAAGAAGCGCGGAGGCCGCTATTGCACGTTGACTGGCAAGCTGACCAAAGTCGACGATGTGAGGCGTGTGCTCGTGCTCGACAGCCGCATCGAGATTTCCCTGCAAGATGTGCTCGACGTGTCGTCGTCGCTGTTGCAGTTGTGACTGGGCGGCAAGTGTGTCGCTGTGCATGCACAAGCTGTCATAGAGTTGAAAGGGTCCAAAAATCAGGACACATGTGTCGTTTCCCATAGTGCGAGTGTATATTTTCACAAATTTTGCCTAATTTTGTAGCACCAAAAAAATATTAGAAGCATTGAGTAGAAAACGCAAAGAGTTGCCTGTAGTTGAAGGGCTTGAAATAACTAAGATAGCTGCCGAGGGCAAAAGCCTGGCAAGGTGGAACGATATGGTGGTGTTTATCCCATATGGGGCACCTGGCGATGTGGCCGATGTGAAAATCGACCGTAAGAAGCATAGTTTTGCCGAGGGTCACATCGTGAATCTCGTGAAACCGAGCGAAATAAGGATCCAGCCGTTTTGCGAGCACTTCGGGGTGTGTGGCGGTTGCAAGTTCCAGCACATCCCCTATGAGTATCAGCTTAAATACAAGCAGCAGCAAGTAGTCGATGCACTTGAGCGCATTGCCAAGGTCGACCTGCCTCAAGTCAATCCCATCTTGGGCTCGCAATGCACTACGGCCTATCGCAACAAGCTCGAGTTCACTTTTAGCGACAAGGAATGGCTCACTACCGAGCAGCTGCACAGTGGGGAGCAGTTCCCCGACCGCAATGCCGTGGGCTTTCACATTCCCAATGGCTACAACAAGGTGCTCGACATCAAAAAGTGCTGGCTCATGGATGACATCAACAACCAGTTGAGGCTCTTTGTCAAGCAATATGCACTGAGCAAGGGCTACACTTTCTTTGACATGCGCAACAACACCGGTCTCATGCGCATGATGATGATCAGGGTGGCCTCTACCGGGCAGCTCATGCTTGTCGTCGTTTTTGGCGAGCACGACGACAGTGCAATTGCCGATGTGATGAATGCTGTGCATGAGCGTTTCCCTTCAATCACCAGCTTGATGCACGTTGTGAACACCAAGAGAAATGACTCGCTGGGCGACCAGACTTTTGTGCTTGATTACGGCAAGGAGTATATCGAGGAGGAAATGGAGGGTCTCAAGTTCAGAGTCGGCCCCAAGTCGTTTTATCAAACCAATTCACGACAGGCCTACGAGCTCTACAAGGTGGCTCGCCGCATGGCACGGCTCACAGGCGACGAGCTCGTCTATGATCTCTATACGGGCACGGGTACCATAGCCAACTTTGTGTCGCGACAGGCGCGCAAGGTGATTGGCATCGAGTATGTGCCAGAGGCAATTGCCGATGCTAAGCTCAACAGCGAGGTAAATGGCATCGACAATACCTACTTTGTGGCGGGCGACATGAAAGATGTGCTCACCGACGATTTTATTGCTCAGCACGGTGTGCCCGATGTGATGATTATCGACCCACCTCGTGCCGGCATGCATCAAGATGTAGTGAATGTGATCTTGAATGCCGAGCCCAAGCGCATGGTCTATGTGAGTTGCAATCCGGCCACTCAGGCAAGAGACTTGCAACTGCTCGATGCCAAATACAAGGTGGTGGAGATTCAGCCTGTCGACATGTTTCCCCACACGCAGCACGTCGAGAATGTGGTGGCTTTAGAGCGCCGGTTTTAGTGCATCGTAGGTGGTGAGCTGGCTGTTGGCAAACCGATGGTCGCCTGTCACCTCCCTGCCCACAAAGGGTGGCAGGTTGAAGGTGTGATTCTCGTTAGGCACTTCAAGCTCGGCGGTGACCAGGCCTTCGAGCTGGCCGTGGAAGGTGTCGATTTCCCACCTTTCGCCTTCATAAATCACAATCGAGCGTGTCTTGGTGATGACAGGGCCTGGGCACAACTTGAGCAGTTGCCGGGCGTCATCAATGGGAATATTGTATTCAAACTCAGGGCGCGACATGCCTTTGCATGCTCCCTTGATGGTGAGAAAGGCTGTGTTGTCGACTGTGCGCACGCGCACTGTGCGACCGCTCTCTCTTGAGATGTAGCCTTGCACAATCTCGTGACTTTCGGTTGCCATCGATTGATAGGAGTAGTCGGTGACCAAATACTTGTGTTCGATCTCGGTTGCCATTTTCTGTAAAAAAACAATAAATTGCCAATAATCGTCGCTTCTCGACGCATGATGAAACGCATAAATTGCCTAACTTTGCGTTTCATTGCAAATTTACTTCTTTTGGGCCAATTGTGTACCCAAAAATGCAGCTAAAAAGATTAGATGACAAAGAGATTTTGGAGTTTAGCACTCTTCTTGATTATAATAGTTCAGCAGGTTTATTGCCAGTCGGCCTACATCACGGGCATCGTGAAAGACAGCCTGGAGAATCAGCCCATTCCTTATGCCTCGGTCTATGTCAAGGGCACACGGCAGGGCGTGATATGCAGTGTGGATGGTAAGTTCACTGTTGCAGTGCCCACGGCGTGGGCCACAATAAGGGTGCAGGCTGTGAATTACAAAACCAGGGAATTTGAGCTCAAGGCAGGCGACCGTGGGGTGATTTTGAATATGGAATCATCGACACGCACGCTCGACGAGGTGGTCATAAGAAAGCATCGCGAGCACTATGTGAAGAAAGGGAATCCGGCTGTGGCCTTTATCGAGAAAGTGCGTAGCCACATGAAGGATCAGGACCCCTTTGAAAAGCCATATTACAGTTATGACAAATATGAACAAATGACTTTTGGCCTCAACGACCTGGGGCATGTCGACAAGAACCTGATAATGCGTTCCTTCAAAGGGGCTGTCGAGTACCTCGATTCAAGCGAGGTCACCGGAAAGATGATTTTGCCCGTCTCGCTCAACGAGACCGTGAGCACCGATTATTTTCGCAAGTCACCTTCTACTCACAAGCAGCTCATCACTGCGCGACAGCATGCAGGCTTTGACGAGGACTTTGACTACATGAGCATCAAGAAATTTATGGACGATGCTTTCCGTGAAATCAATATCTATGGCAACGACATCAATTTCATGCAGAACCGCTTTGTAAGCCCTCTGTCTAAGATAGGCCCCAATTTCTACAAGTATTACCTTGTCGACACGGTTGATGTTGAAGGTGTGAAATGTGTTGAACTCGATTTTGTGCCCTTCAACACCGAGTCGTTTGGATTTATTGGCCGCATGTATTTTGCTGTCGACGACACGTCGATGTTTCTCAAAAAACTGTCGATGAACATACCTCGTCGCATCAATTTGAACTATGTGGAGCACGTGTATGTGACTCAAGAGTTTGTGAAAGGCGATGACGGGTGCCGCCACAAGACACACGACGATGTCACCATCGAGTTTAAGGTGTTGACCAACACACAAGGCCTCTATGCGCGTCGTAACACCTTTTATTCCAATTTTTCTACAGCTCAGCCTCGTGACATGGCCATCTTTGACATGGGCGGCGAGCAGATCGTGGCTCATGGAGCCGATCGTCACGACAAGGCCTTCTGGGTCGCTGCCCGGCCGGCTGGCATCAAGCACGACGAGGGCTACATGCATGCCTTGATGAAGAAATTGCGCAGCTCCAAACTTTTCTATTGGGGCGAAAAATGCATCACTACGCTGGCCCAGGGCTATGTCGCAACGGGAAATCCCAGTAAGTTTGACTTCGGTGCACTCAACACTTTTATCAATAGCAATGAGCTTGAGGGCTTCCGCATGCGTGTGGGCGGCATGACGACGGCCCATCTCAACCCTCACTGGTTCAGCAGGTGGCATGTGGCCTACGGTTTCAAGGATAAAAAGGTGAAATACAGCTTCAATCTTGAGTATTCCTTCAACAAGAAGCGGTATCACAGCATGGAGTTCCCCATACATTCTATCAAGTTCACCACCTCCTATGATCTCGACAAAATAGGTCAGAACTATCTGTACACTAGTCAAGACAATGCAGTGTTGATGATACGTCGTCATCGTGATGACAAAATCAACTATCTGCGCCTGAATCAGCTCGAATACAAGCTGGAACTGCCCAACGGCTTTTCGGTGGCAGCCGCGATTGAACACGACATGCATGAAGCAAGCCACTTGCTTCCTTTCGTTGATGGCAATGGACGCAGCTTTGCCCATTATCACGAGGCCGGATTCAGCGTGACCTTGCGCTATGCTCCTGGAGAAAAGTTCTACCAGACGCGCAGCTATCGCTTTCCCATCAATATCGACAACCCCATTGTCACATTGAAGCACACCTACATGCCCAAGCATTTTGTGGGTAACAACTTTGAAATCAACAAAACCGAGATAGGCTTGCAGAAGCGTTTTTGGTTTTCGGCTTGGGGGTATACCGATATTATTCTGAAGGGAGCCAAAATATGGAGCCGCGTGCCTTATCCTGAATTGTTGTATCCCAATGCCAATATCACCTACACGATACAGCCCGAAAGTTTCTCGCTGCTCAATGCCATGGAATATGTCACCGACCAAAACGTGCAGTGGGATGTGACCTATTGGATGAATGGAGCTATCATGAATTATGTGCCGTTGCTCAAGCGGTTGAAACTGCGCGAGGTGGTGTCGTTCCGTGGCATTTACGGCTCGCTGCTGAAGAAGAACGACCCCGTGCGTAATCAAGACTTGTACCGGTTTCCCGAGCGTGCCCACACAGTAGGGCTTGGGTCAAAGCCCTACATGGAAATTGGCGTTGGGCTCGACAATATCCTCACCTTTCTGCGTGTCGACTGGGTGTGGCGGTTGACTTACCGCAATGTGAAGGGCGTCGACAGGCAGGGGCTGCGCGTGAGTCTGCATTTTGCCTTTTAGTCGAGATAGCGGCTCGTGATGCCGCCGTAGGCTTCACAACGGCGGTCTCTCAGGAAAGGCCACCAGCGCCTCACGTTTTCGCATCGTTTCATGTCGATGTCGATCACTTGCTCGGTTTCCTGGTCTTGGGGAGCTTGATACAGCAATTCGCCCTGAGGCCCTGCAATGAAACTGCTGCCCCAGAAATCTATGCCATGGGTGGCATGCGAGGGGTCTTCTTCATGCCCCACGCGGTTGACGGCTACAAGAGGGATGCCGTTGGCCACGGCATGGCCACGTTGCACGGTGATCCAAGCCTCTCGCTGCCGCTGCTGCTCTTCGACGGGGTCGCTGCTTTCATAGCCTATGGCGGTGGGGTAGATGAGCATCTCGGCACCTTTCATTGCCATGAGGCGTGCTGCCTCGGGATACCACTGGTCCCAGCACACCATCACACCCAGCCGGCCCACCGATGTGTCGATAGGGGTAAATCCTAAGTCGCCGGGGGTGAAATAGAATTTTTCGTAGTAGGCAGGGTCGTCGGGGATGTGCATTTTTCGATACATGCCTGCTATGCTTCCGTCTTTTTCAAACACTACAGCAGTGTTGTGATACAGTCCTGCGGCTCTCTTCTCAAACAGAGAGGCGACCAGCACGATATGGCATTGCCGTGCCACGGCCGAGTAGGCCTGGGTGCTGCAGCCTGGTATGGGCTCGGCCAGGTCGAAGCAGTTCACATCTTCGGTTTGGCAAAAGTAAAGAGAGTTGTGAAGCTCTTGCAATACAATGAGTTCGGCCCCTGCTGCTGCCAGTTTTTCTATCTTTTCGATTAAACGCTTGCGGTTGCTGTCAACGTCGGCAATGTTGTGTTGTTGTATGATACCTAATTTCATAATTTCAATGTGTTGTGCGGAATCTGCATCGTCACGCAATGCAGCGACCCGTGTTGCTTGATGAGTGAGGTGCAATCGATACCTGTAGCTGTGCGGCCGGGGAAGGCTTGCTGTAATGTTTCGAGAGCTTTGGTGTCGATGTCTTCTTGGTTGTAGGTGGGCACAAGTAC
This window contains:
- a CDS encoding DNA methylase; amino-acid sequence: MTERTHTYIAIDLKSFYASVECRERGLDPLTTHLVVADSSRTEKTICLAVSPSLKAYGIAGRARLFEVVQQVRKINYARLQQSPEHRLTGRSAFVAELDKHPDWALDYIVAPPRMSHYIACSSRIYQIYLRRIAPDDIHVYSIDEVFIDATQYLETYKMTAHELAQTLIHDVLRDTGITATAGIGPNLYLCKVAMDIEAKHIAPDERGVRIAELDEMTYRRKLWDFKPLTSFWRVGHGIANRLASLGIDTMGKLARFSIDNEETLYRLFGVNAELLIDHAWGWEPCTMAHIKAYQPEAHSLSSGQVLQCAYDFDKALVVACEMADAMALDLVAKHLVTCDIGLTIGYDSQNLTMPLDGAVTHMGTVVFDHYGRLAPKPAHGAVRLQSLTSSAKALREATSQLFHRIVDPRLLVRRLYLVAGHVVDESLAAQHDNQPAQLELFTDYEAIVHHKTAQKRWLAKERKMQETVLDIKRKFGKNAILSGLNFKDGATMRERNLQIGGHKA
- the rlmD gene encoding 23S rRNA (uracil(1939)-C(5))-methyltransferase RlmD, with the translated sequence MSRKRKELPVVEGLEITKIAAEGKSLARWNDMVVFIPYGAPGDVADVKIDRKKHSFAEGHIVNLVKPSEIRIQPFCEHFGVCGGCKFQHIPYEYQLKYKQQQVVDALERIAKVDLPQVNPILGSQCTTAYRNKLEFTFSDKEWLTTEQLHSGEQFPDRNAVGFHIPNGYNKVLDIKKCWLMDDINNQLRLFVKQYALSKGYTFFDMRNNTGLMRMMMIRVASTGQLMLVVVFGEHDDSAIADVMNAVHERFPSITSLMHVVNTKRNDSLGDQTFVLDYGKEYIEEEMEGLKFRVGPKSFYQTNSRQAYELYKVARRMARLTGDELVYDLYTGTGTIANFVSRQARKVIGIEYVPEAIADAKLNSEVNGIDNTYFVAGDMKDVLTDDFIAQHGVPDVMIIDPPRAGMHQDVVNVILNAEPKRMVYVSCNPATQARDLQLLDAKYKVVEIQPVDMFPHTQHVENVVALERRF
- a CDS encoding CYTH domain-containing protein, coding for MATEIEHKYLVTDYSYQSMATESHEIVQGYISRESGRTVRVRTVDNTAFLTIKGACKGMSRPEFEYNIPIDDARQLLKLCPGPVITKTRSIVIYEGERWEIDTFHGQLEGLVTAELEVPNENHTFNLPPFVGREVTGDHRFANSQLTTYDALKPAL
- a CDS encoding carbon-nitrogen hydrolase; this translates as MKLGIIQQHNIADVDSNRKRLIEKIEKLAAAGAELIVLQELHNSLYFCQTEDVNCFDLAEPIPGCSTQAYSAVARQCHIVLVASLFEKRAAGLYHNTAVVFEKDGSIAGMYRKMHIPDDPAYYEKFYFTPGDLGFTPIDTSVGRLGVMVCWDQWYPEAARLMAMKGAEMLIYPTAIGYESSDPVEEQQRQREAWITVQRGHAVANGIPLVAVNRVGHEEDPSHATHGIDFWGSSFIAGPQGELLYQAPQDQETEQVIDIDMKRCENVRRWWPFLRDRRCEAYGGITSRYLD
- a CDS encoding DUF5686 and carboxypeptidase-like regulatory domain-containing protein, with product MTKRFWSLALFLIIIVQQVYCQSAYITGIVKDSLENQPIPYASVYVKGTRQGVICSVDGKFTVAVPTAWATIRVQAVNYKTREFELKAGDRGVILNMESSTRTLDEVVIRKHREHYVKKGNPAVAFIEKVRSHMKDQDPFEKPYYSYDKYEQMTFGLNDLGHVDKNLIMRSFKGAVEYLDSSEVTGKMILPVSLNETVSTDYFRKSPSTHKQLITARQHAGFDEDFDYMSIKKFMDDAFREINIYGNDINFMQNRFVSPLSKIGPNFYKYYLVDTVDVEGVKCVELDFVPFNTESFGFIGRMYFAVDDTSMFLKKLSMNIPRRINLNYVEHVYVTQEFVKGDDGCRHKTHDDVTIEFKVLTNTQGLYARRNTFYSNFSTAQPRDMAIFDMGGEQIVAHGADRHDKAFWVAARPAGIKHDEGYMHALMKKLRSSKLFYWGEKCITTLAQGYVATGNPSKFDFGALNTFINSNELEGFRMRVGGMTTAHLNPHWFSRWHVAYGFKDKKVKYSFNLEYSFNKKRYHSMEFPIHSIKFTTSYDLDKIGQNYLYTSQDNAVLMIRRHRDDKINYLRLNQLEYKLELPNGFSVAAAIEHDMHEASHLLPFVDGNGRSFAHYHEAGFSVTLRYAPGEKFYQTRSYRFPINIDNPIVTLKHTYMPKHFVGNNFEINKTEIGLQKRFWFSAWGYTDIILKGAKIWSRVPYPELLYPNANITYTIQPESFSLLNAMEYVTDQNVQWDVTYWMNGAIMNYVPLLKRLKLREVVSFRGIYGSLLKKNDPVRNQDLYRFPERAHTVGLGSKPYMEIGVGLDNILTFLRVDWVWRLTYRNVKGVDRQGLRVSLHFAF